Proteins found in one Quercus robur chromosome 2, dhQueRobu3.1, whole genome shotgun sequence genomic segment:
- the LOC126696864 gene encoding uncharacterized protein LOC126696864, with amino-acid sequence MWNEQCQDAFEKIKSYLMKPPILVPPVPEKPLLLYLTTTDTVMRALLAQYLEETRKENVIYYISKKMLPYKEKYSPLEKTCIALVWATRKFRHYMLAYKVPLIARMDPLKYLMEKPVQDGKTAKWILLLLEFDIKYVTQKSVKGRAIVDHLAHCSPKEAEEIQGDFLDKDIMGIEVESWKMYFDGATNQNGSGIGVLLISPKGTHIPFFGRLNFPTTNNATEYEACIMGLQASLGLEVKELEVYGDSALIISQYVLGMKNQIADALATMASMMDGPKKDETRSKQKEEPAYYMTIEEDEERNGEGEWYSDILQYLKDGTYSESANQNDQLTIWRLSTNYIICGERLYRRSYDGIHLLCITAKEAQQIIKEVHESSYGPHMNAHMLLRKIMRQGYHWTTMEADCMAHV; translated from the exons ATGTGGAATGAACAATGCCAAGATGCCtttgagaaaatcaagagtTATCTGATGAAACCACCAATACTTGTCCCACCAGTTCCTGAAAAGCCATTGTTGTTGTATCTCACCACTACAGATACAGTAATGAGGGCTTTACTTGCTCAATACCTAGAGGAGACTAGAAAGGAGAATGTGATTTACTACATCAGCAAGAAGATGTTGCCTTATAAAGAGAAGTATTCACCATTAGAAAAGACATGTATAGCACTCGTATGGGCAACCCGTAAATTCAGACATTACATGCTCGCTTACAAGGTCCCGTTGATTGCAAGAATGGATCCTTTGAAGTACCTAATGGAAAAACCTGTGCAAGATGGAAAGACTGCTAAATGGATTTTACTTCTGTTAGAATTTGATATTAAGTATGTGACTCAGAAATCTGTGAAGGGGAGAGCAATTGTCGATCACCTAGCCCATTGTTCACCAAAAGAAGCTGAAGAGATCCAAGGAGACTTCCTGGATAAAGACATTATGGGGATTGAAGTAGAATCATGGAAGATGTATTTTGATGGAGCAACAAATCAAAACGGAAGTGGAATTGGAGTtctcttaatttctccaaaGGGGACACACATTCCATTTTTTGGCAGACTCAACTTTCCTACCACCAACAATGCCACAGAATATGAAGCTTGCATTATGGGCCTACAAGCATCCTTAGGCCTAGAAGTGAAAGAGTTGGAGGTGTATGGAGACTCAGCTCTAATAATCTCTCAG TATGTGCTGGGGATGAAGAATCAAATTGCAGATGCTTTAGCAACCATGGCATCCATGATGGATGGGCCAAAAAAAGATGAAACTAGATcgaaacaaaaagaagaaccaGCCTACTACATGACaatagaagaagatgaggaaagGAATGGGGAAGGCGAATGGTATTCAGACATCCTACAATACCTCAAGGATGGAACATACTCGGAGTCTGCAAACCAGAATGATCAGTTAACCATCTGGAGGTTGTCTACTAATTACATCATTTGTGGTGAAAGGCTTTACCGAAGATCATATGATGGAATTCATCTCCTTTGTATAACTGCCAAGGAAGCACAACAGATAATTAAAGAGGTTCATGAGTCAAGTTATGGGCCACATATGAATGCACACATGCTGTTAAGAAAGATAATGAGGCAGGGTTACCACTGGACCACTATGGAAGCCGACTGTATGGCTCATGTTTGA